A window of the Candidatus Paraluminiphilus aquimaris genome harbors these coding sequences:
- the infB gene encoding translation initiation factor IF-2 — protein MAEVTVEQLAKTVGTDAAKLLSQMKDAGLPHKKADETVSDDDKRTLLSHLKRSHGSDEEAPRKITLKRKSVSTLKTGGSSGKRTVNVEVRKKRTYVKRPEIEETAELESVESDAVADAEVTATPEPISPVVEEPTPDPEPIVEEPVVEEVAAAPEVEVQPEPEPEEDPRNLDPEVLRQRAAARRRAEEEERQRKMDEAVATRKADEERKKAEQEAAQKAATAEKVAATQGDKRPKRLHDAPKPAGGRDNDDSRRGKPGRGRLDRSNMSGARGKQRGHNLSLSDIEAAESGRGRGRGGKRRRSGDDQNQHAFEQPTEKIVYDVELPENISVGDLSQQMAVKAGVVIKELMKLGVMATINQMVDQDTASLVVEELGHRIKLKSDDELEERLEETMANHEGTPELRAPVVTVMGHVDHGKTSLLDYIRSSRVAVGEAGGITQHIGAYHVKTDMGMITFLDTPGHAAFTAMRARGAKSTDIVVLVVAADDGVMPQTEEAVQHARAAGVPLVVAINKMDKEGADPDRVKNELSAKEVIPEDWGGDTQFIPVSAHTGEGIDTLLEALLLQSELLELKAPADVPANGLVIESRLDRGRGPVASLLVQQGTLNQGDIVLAGLQYGRVRAMLDENGQPIKVAGPSIPVEILGLDGTPDAGDPFVAVESEKRAREIADFRQEKQRSSKIARQQAAKLDSMFETMTAGEVQTLNVVIKADVRGSLEALQSSLSDLGNDEVKVNVVAGGVGGITETDVSLAMTSNAVIFGFNTRADTKARSMAENEGVEVRYYNVIYDIIDDVKAALSGMLSPELREEIVGIAEVRDVFRSPKFGLIAGCMVTEGTVFRSKPIRVLRDSIVIYEGELESLRRFKDDANEVRNGTECGIGVKNYTDVKVGDLIEVFDVNEVARSL, from the coding sequence TTAGCACGCTCAAGACAGGTGGAAGCTCCGGTAAGCGGACAGTTAACGTCGAAGTGCGCAAAAAGCGCACTTACGTGAAGCGGCCAGAAATTGAAGAGACAGCTGAGCTTGAGTCAGTTGAGTCAGACGCGGTTGCCGACGCCGAAGTGACGGCGACGCCAGAACCTATCTCGCCAGTGGTTGAAGAGCCCACGCCAGATCCGGAGCCCATTGTAGAGGAGCCGGTTGTTGAGGAAGTGGCAGCCGCACCCGAGGTGGAGGTTCAACCCGAACCCGAGCCAGAGGAAGACCCTCGTAATCTTGACCCTGAAGTTCTTCGCCAGCGTGCTGCAGCCCGTAGGCGTGCCGAGGAAGAAGAGCGGCAACGCAAAATGGACGAGGCGGTTGCTACGCGCAAGGCTGATGAAGAGCGTAAGAAGGCCGAGCAAGAAGCAGCACAAAAGGCCGCCACGGCTGAGAAGGTAGCTGCAACGCAGGGGGATAAGCGGCCTAAGCGGCTTCATGACGCACCCAAGCCCGCCGGTGGACGTGATAACGACGATAGCCGCCGTGGCAAGCCTGGTCGGGGACGACTTGACCGGTCAAATATGTCGGGTGCCCGTGGTAAGCAGCGTGGCCATAATTTGTCGCTCAGTGATATTGAGGCGGCCGAGTCTGGAAGAGGTCGCGGGCGCGGCGGAAAGCGCAGACGTTCGGGTGACGACCAAAATCAGCATGCGTTTGAGCAGCCAACCGAGAAAATTGTTTACGACGTTGAGCTCCCAGAAAACATCAGCGTGGGCGATCTCTCGCAACAGATGGCGGTGAAAGCCGGTGTTGTTATCAAGGAGCTCATGAAGCTTGGTGTCATGGCAACCATCAACCAAATGGTCGATCAGGATACAGCGAGCCTTGTGGTTGAGGAGTTAGGCCATAGGATCAAGCTAAAGTCAGACGATGAGCTGGAAGAGCGGCTTGAAGAGACCATGGCGAATCATGAGGGTACGCCAGAGTTGCGTGCGCCCGTGGTTACCGTGATGGGTCACGTCGACCACGGTAAGACGTCACTTTTGGATTACATCAGAAGCTCACGTGTTGCCGTGGGCGAGGCGGGCGGTATTACCCAGCACATTGGTGCTTACCACGTGAAGACTGATATGGGGATGATCACCTTCCTCGATACACCGGGTCACGCGGCGTTTACCGCCATGCGTGCTCGCGGTGCAAAGTCGACCGATATTGTGGTTTTGGTCGTTGCGGCAGATGACGGAGTCATGCCGCAGACCGAAGAAGCAGTTCAGCACGCTCGGGCTGCCGGTGTGCCATTGGTCGTTGCGATCAACAAAATGGATAAAGAGGGCGCCGATCCAGATCGCGTCAAAAATGAGTTGTCCGCCAAGGAAGTGATTCCTGAAGATTGGGGTGGCGATACGCAGTTCATTCCTGTCTCTGCGCACACAGGCGAGGGTATTGATACGCTGCTTGAAGCTTTGCTGCTGCAGTCAGAGTTGCTTGAGCTGAAAGCCCCGGCAGATGTTCCCGCAAACGGACTTGTAATTGAGTCACGTCTGGATCGCGGTCGTGGTCCCGTGGCCTCGTTATTAGTTCAGCAGGGCACGCTCAACCAGGGCGATATTGTCTTAGCAGGACTTCAGTACGGTCGCGTCAGAGCCATGCTCGATGAGAACGGGCAGCCAATAAAAGTGGCTGGCCCGAGTATTCCTGTGGAGATTTTGGGCCTCGATGGCACGCCCGATGCGGGTGATCCCTTTGTAGCCGTTGAGAGCGAAAAGCGCGCTCGTGAAATTGCCGATTTCCGACAAGAAAAGCAGCGTTCTAGCAAAATAGCGCGGCAGCAGGCGGCCAAATTGGACTCCATGTTTGAAACGATGACGGCTGGAGAGGTTCAAACCCTGAATGTCGTTATTAAGGCTGATGTTCGCGGCTCGTTGGAGGCACTCCAATCGTCGCTTTCTGACCTGGGCAACGACGAGGTCAAGGTCAATGTGGTTGCCGGCGGCGTCGGCGGTATTACCGAGACAGATGTTTCGCTCGCGATGACCAGTAACGCGGTGATTTTTGGCTTTAATACACGCGCCGATACGAAGGCTCGGAGTATGGCGGAGAATGAGGGTGTCGAAGTTCGTTACTACAACGTTATTTACGACATTATCGATGACGTTAAGGCTGCGCTCTCAGGCATGCTTTCGCCTGAGCTTCGCGAAGAAATCGTGGGTATTGCCGAAGTGCGTGACGTATTCCGATCGCCAAAGTTTGGGTTAATCGCCGGTTGTATGGTGACCGAGGGAACGGTTTTCCGTTCCAAGCCTATTCGCGTATTGCGTGACAGCATTGTGATTTACGAGGGTGAGCTAGAGTCGTTGCGCCGCTTCAAAGACGATGCGAACGAGGTGCGTAATGGTACGGAATGCGGTATCGGTGTGAAGAACTACACGGACGTCAAGGTGGGTGATCTCATCGAAGTATTTGACGTTAATGAAGTTGCTCGCTCTTTGTAG